A segment of the Lolium perenne isolate Kyuss_39 chromosome 3, Kyuss_2.0, whole genome shotgun sequence genome:
ttaccttacctccccggcaacggcgccagaaaagagcttgatgtctacacacgcttctatttttgtagacagtgttgggcctccaagtgcagaggtttgtagaacagcaacaagttttcagtggatcacccaaggtttatcgaactcagggaggtagaggtcaaagatatccctctcaagcaaccctgcaattacgacacaagaagtctcttgtgttcccaacacacccaatacacttgtcagatgtatatgtgcactatttcagcgaagagatagtaaaatgcaagtgatatggatgaatatgagtggtaacaacaatgtgaaataaatatggcagcaagtaaacatgcagtaaaacggtaaataaacggtgattcgatgtttggaaacaaggcctagggatcatactttcactagtggtcactctcaaaaatgatatcataaaggaatataaatataagcacttcactatgctactctgaactactctctggttggataacgaacactaattcaccgcgtaGGTCTGTAAGAgctaaccttaaagatgtattcccaagtactaatgaacaccccacgctgcactttgagcattcataggaggtactaacacaccaaaatttcatagagacatccaacacaAATAAttattcagtgaacaagtattttgtgaaatatagcctaagagacccacacggtgcacacacccaCACCTTTAcatacgtgggacaaggagtctccggagatcgcaTAAGTAAAGTTCACTTGAAtatcataacgacatctagattacaaagctcatggtcacataaagatcacaccatgggagagagagatagaccacatagctaccagtagagccctcagccccgggggagaactactcactcctcatcgtgggagtcagcaacggtgatggagatgggggtggagtcgatggagatggctccgggggcaattccccgtcccggcagggtgccgaaacagagacttctgtccccctaaTCTTATCTGCAACGGTGGCAGAGCTATGGAACTTTTCGCGTGCGGAGGCTTGTgtatttagggtttttgcgtcgggagctttatataggcggaagggcgaggtcggtggaggcctggtggccccagacctatcctaggtgcgggccaggtccaggccgcgcctaggggtggtttgggcgCCCTGCTGCGCCTCTTCGACCGCCCTTCAGACTTCGTCTTCGTTGCAGTAAAATAggcacttcggcttttgtttcatctaattccgagaatattttctgtacaactattatgaaaccaaaaatagcagaaaacatggaattggcactgtggcattttatcaataggttagtgccggaaaaagtataaaagtgcaacgaagtgcaacgaagtgtaaataaaacatagtgaaattagtgtaaaacaagcatggagcataaaaaaattatagatacgtttgcgacatatcacatatcatcatcctcctcTTCTTATTCATTGTCttgcatcataacccctctttctccatgcttggtccagcaattatagctgggcatgaaacctttccgAAGCAAGTGGGAGTGAAGGACTTGCCATGAAGAGTATTGCTTTGAGTTCcgacagtcaacacatggacaacacataaaactaTCCGCCTGTAAGTTTTCCTCAGCCACACGAAAAAAATATTTCAGGCTCGCGGTGAACTCGTTAAGgcatcggtcaatgtacatccattaccGCCGGTTCATCTGCATCATATTATTAAGTTTATCAAAAAAAACATTAAAGAACATCATAAATAGTAAAATGACCACTGTACAAATGAAAAGGTAAAGTTGCTAATTAACCTCGACCGAGGAGGAAAGAAAgatgagaaagcttaagtgtcgctcgggcacctcatatcatttttgttttgtgtgaaaTCAAGTGGCATCATTCTCTaaggcatttcatcgagcacatcTTGTGcataggaaacaaacaaacaagcaCACAATCCTCACGCCTTCCACCAAGAAAAAACAGAGGAGAGGGCTAGGTGAGCTGAATAATTATAGGCAAAGGGAggatttagcaccggttcgtgccacgaCTCGGGCACGAATCGGTGATAAAGGTTTCGCACCTGTCACGCGGCCGACACCAaccttttagcaccggttcgtggcaaGAACCAGTGCTAAAGGTCccgtacgaaccggtgctaaagcccTGCGGGTCCCATGCGACATCCTagccgcacgaaccggtgctaatgtatCCTTTAGTCTTGGTTCGTAGCACAACCGGTGCTAATGCTCTTTAGAGCTAAAAATATAAGATCTGTTTTTCTGCTATTGTGTATTTGTAAGAGTCTACGTTACTgtgtttcacaaaaaaaaaaatcgcGCTCTCTGATTGCACGGTACACACAGGACGGCATGTCGCCACTATGTCTAAGAGTCCATCTACTACTTGAACACTCGTGTCGTGTGGAACATAAACAACAATCTTGAACCAacagatctcacaccaaccagaTATTTTTCTCCTATCTTATTATATTTGAGAATAAATGCAAGAAATGCAAACCGTATTTTGGTTTAACTCGAAAAGGAAAACGTTTCGAACTGCACACGAGACACGCGACTCGATCGGACCGCGCGCCAAACAGTCCGGTCTACCCTCGCCTTGCCACGCCGGGCTGTACATATAAGCGAACCGAACCCCTCTCGCCACGCGCGTACAACAAGTTCCCTGTGCGAACAACTCGCCGAACTCGAGGCTCCTTCCCGAATCCTAACCCCTTCCCCAAGCCTAGGCCCAGGGTAGGGTAGGGTTTCCGTCGCCGCCGGCCGTCACACCTCCGCGCCCGCAgcaatggcggtggcggtgatgcCCACCCTGGGACGCTGGGTCCTTATCGGCGGCACCGGTGCGTCGCCCTTCCGTTAATTTCCGTGCTCTGAGCTCTGTTTCTTTTGTTTCTTTTCGTGACGACTGAGATCGATCTACCGATCGCGCAGGTTTAGCTGGCACCCTCATCCTCAAAGACGGCCGCGGCGCCCGCTTCGTCGACCTCCTCAAGGAGTTCCAGGTGCGTGCGCCCGCATTGTTACTCGCTTATTAATACCCTATCCTTCGCCGGCCCGCTCCGATCGATCCAGATCGGTCGATCGATCTATCCAGCGGTGGCCGGCGGCGAGAGTGCATGTTTGGCTCCTGTTTCTGACTCTATGCGCGCGCGTTTTGGCGGTTGTTCCGCAGGAGTTCATGGAAGTGAAAGGAGCAGAAGGCAGCACCGTTGCCGCCGACAAGCTTGCGCTCGCGCGGGTGGAGGTGCGTGATCTCTGTATATCGTCGCCGTTGTGGTGACTTCTGATTAGCATATGCAAAGTATGTCTGGATTAGTTGCCCGAGGAACTAATTATGTTTCAATCGATTTTAGATGGATATGCTGGTTAGGGAGATTCGGCAATTGAGAATCCCTCCCTCTATTATTCGTTATGAATCTGGCAACAAAGGTACGTTTCTTTGCTGCTCCTGTCTTAATTAACACTCATCATTACTTAGCACCCTTTATCTTAGTTAAAATAGCTAACAAATTCTGCATGTACATGGTACTAACCTTGTGTTAAATATCTATTTGCAGTTTTGTCAGCTTTGATTGTACCTGCTGCAGCTGCTGGGGTGGCTGGCTATGCTTACATGTGGTGGAGAGTACGTGATCTACTTTATTTTCAGTTCTCAAATCCTCCATGGTTTCGCAATATTTGTCGGGTGTTACTTAAGTAATTCTTCTTCCAAGTGGCGTTCTGCTGCTTTGTTCCTAATCATCTGAAACCATGGCGCCTAAAGTAAAATCTAATCTGTTCGTAACTTCTAAACCTACTTAATTTACCTTCCTTGATAGGCACACATGCACATGAATGGCGGGAAGTTCTTGTTTATCCATTGTTTTTAATGTGTTTGATTTTGTGCTTTCCTGGTTATATATTAGGGCTTTGTTTGATTCAAGCTTTAAATGTTGTCGTTAAATCAGCATTACGTCGATTTATATTTATCATATACTTGTATGTGCATGCTTTCAGGGTATCACCTTCTCTAGCTTAATGTACGTCACTAAGCAAAACATGGCTAACGCTGTTTCAAGCATGACAAAGCATCTGGAACAAGTCCAGACCTCTCTTGCTGTAAGTATAAACTATTCTCCCCGGGCTTCTAGATAACGTTACTCCCCctaattcatattaattgactcaactttgtttgGATACAGATGTATCTAGTTAACAAATAAATCTACATACATCCATATCATGATAAAGCTGAGTTAATTTATTTGAATCAGAGGAAATACCTTTTTTGTTCTGCAAATTTTTGTCGTGAGGTAGCCTGTTATTACTATGGGTTTGATATAAATTTTTTTTTCACCATGCAAGTACCCATTTGCTATCAGATACATTTGAGTTGAAAGTCGCCTCGTTGATATGCTTCCAAAAAGGCTAATCAATTTTCGTGCTAGACATGTTGATTTTTTTGTGGTGTTCCCTCTTATGTTAAGCTCAAGTACTGACATTTTTTTTTCTCAATCTGAAGGCTGCTAAAAGGCACCTAACACAGCGCATCCAAAGGGTAGATGATAAATTGGATCAGCAAAAGGAGATTTCTGGACAAATAAGGGATGAGGTACTTCGTAAATTTCATGTTTTCCTTCATAATGCTAACTGCAATAGCTTAGTATGAAATCAAGATCACTGGACTTAGCAATCCATGCACTGTTAAGTAATTATTTTTAGGGTTGATTTGTCAGTAGTGAATTGTTTAAATTACTTGATACATGAAGACATCAATGTGTGGTGCATAATCACAAATGTCTTATTTCAGGTTACAGGCGCGAGAGAGAAACTCCAGGAAATTGGTGAAGAATTTCAAACTCTCAAGAAGTTGGCTTTCCATATGGTAAGCTTCTATTGGACCTATCATCTTCACCATACTGATTGCCAGTCTTTCAGTTGTGCTATAACTTAAATTTCTGTGTTGCTTCTGCAGGATGTGAAGTTGGATTCTATTCAAGACAAACAGAATTGGCAAAATGATGGAGTGGACTATCTCCTCAAATTCATCGAATCAAATGGCAAAAGGACGCCAGATCACCTGGTGAGAACCTAACCAGAAGTTAGCTCTTGCAATCACACCTTCCAAAATCATCCAGAACTTGTTAAATCATTCAACTTCTTAAAAGAACCTATTAATCATGGAATTAGATCTTTGGGTAAGAACTGCGTATAATCTGCACATAACCCATTTGGTGACACATTGAATATCTAATGTCAATACGCTCGAGAATACAAAAGGCTGCATATATAAATCTCGAAGCGTCCATTGCTGCTGCGGTTTTGCTCATATAAATCACTCTTGCATTATATCATTATCTTCATTTTGCTACTACAGCAAGGCTTGAAGCGACTACAGGAAGGCTTGAAGGGGCCGGTGGTTACAAGATCTTTCAAGCAACCGGAGCTCCCGGTTAGTTCTTTCTCCAGTCAAGAAATATTTCCATTGTTAGGCACTGTTGTTATTATCTTTGACTGATCGGAACCCTAATCCTTTCTCAGGGGCTGGAGTTTGGTCTGCGGCTGTTGGCGCTGGACGAATCTGGGAAAGGAGCTGGGAAAGGAGCAGGACTGGCGCTGCCACCGCCGGTCAAGGCAGTGTTCTGATTCTTCTGTGGTCGGATAGGGATTGGCAGGCATTGAGATTTCATCCCGAAATTTGTATAGGAGAATTTATAACATAAAACTATGGGAGTTGCGCTGAAGAAAATACGTATTAGCCATCTGTGCGTGTTTTCAGATCAGCTGTCTGCGTTTCGTGAACCTAGAATGTGTTGTTACTTAATTGGAGTTGTTCAGGAATCGAACGAGGTCCTAACTTTTACTTGCCTACTGCTTCGTTGTTTTGTGCATCGTGTTTGATGGTTGGTTGAACGATATGAAAGCTTGTCTTAGTTTGACATGTCAATTTATTTTATGTGCCTTTGATCCTTCCTTTTTATAAAGGAATAAAGGAGTACATAAAACTACCACAATTAGTGCTAGGTTGACAAGTATATGCTTCTTTCGTTATTTTCTCAAAAAATTACCAATACACGGACAGATCCACTAATAACCTTTTGATAGGTTGATGACAGCAAAGGGCCCACCGGTCAGTGATGACAACGTGTTGCCGCAGGGCTTCTAGCAAAGGACAACGACGACCGATGATGACGCACGCATTGGCATGGCCGGAGCTGGAATTCCCATGGCAGGCACGATGAAGGGCGTCGATGGCATCGGCTACTCATCATTATGCAAAAAATCTTAAGTGTGCAGGGATGGTGTAGGGGATGCAGGcgatgttgaaatattgggcccacttttagtagcccaaattagatttcagtttttcctataaatctcaaagctcaCATAGTGGCAgctttgtgagtttgagcccaagttggtggcagctcactagggagtggcaagaggtgggaagtttagtcccacatggaaagttgggaggaagttagaccaccttataaggtgggttgttccaccaccagtaagtgagtgagaataggagtgctacacgcgcgctcctcctcctcctcgacacgtcacgtcacgtcacgtcacgtcacgacgcgcgcgccgcgctcgtggtgagtggattgagcctcgagccgagactttccttactttttgcagctcaggaaaacgaacagagtcctagacggacgcgtcacagttagtcggttcgggtcgctcccggatcgtgggctatctgtaaccgactcgaaacgttcgtgcgacgtgggcgtggcccacgttgcctagggtttcccgagcctatataatctcttgcccggctaccgcagaaatagatccaatacacgagttagggtttccacctctctctgcttgcgccgtcaccgtagcctactccatcccgcgcgccgacgtgcatcggcgaacggaagagcaggtctccggaaccgctcgtccttgcgatcctgtacgggagagggcgaattaggtttttgggaagcgctctgcgcgactgctcaagttcttcatcacgggtcgccttccgtccaagtcgggcggtgctgcctaccgtcgtctccaacgccgtctacttcgacccgtcttccccgtcgtcaacaacgttgtcatcaacaacgtcactgctgcgacatcatcggctacacctccaccgccacctccaccagatcggtacgtgcgacatatctcgatctgtttagcgatggatgctttgcgaaagagcttgaactccttaagtgtgccttacctgacaagtttgtggctggatgcatcattgcTAAGttacccccttcatggaggaactttgccacaactctcaaacacaagagacaggagatatcagttgaaaatctgatagcgtctcttgatgttgaggagaaagctcgggctaaggataatactgagaaaggagaggatcagtctagcgccaacatggtgcagaagaaaccctacagcaagaacaaagggaataacaagccctccttcaataaacctatgaagactacaaccttcaagaagaagaagatgataaacaaagcagatctgagctgctttacctgtggagaggctggccacttttctaaggactgtccagagagggcagaccgcaagaaaaaggcgaggcaagtcaacacggtgaccgctagcaatgctgatgggtacggtaatctctttactgttctttcggtatttcaatctccatgttggtggattgatacaggtgctaatgttcatgtgtgtgctgacatatccatgttcacttcttaccaggtcgcccgggattcttccgtcttgatggggaataggtcacatgcttctgttcgtggtgttggcacggtagatctgaagttcacttcggggaagatcgtgcagctgaggaacgtgcagcatgtccctactatgaacaagaatctcgttagcggctcccttctatgcagatatgggtttaaggttgttttagagtcgaataaagtagttgtttccaagtttggacaatttattggtaaaggctatgagtgcggaggcttgttccgcttttcgctttctgatttcagcaataagtctgtgaaccatatttgtggcaatgttagtgatgataccagtgtttggcattctcgtttatgtcacattaattttggtttaatgtctcggctatccagtttaagtttaattttgaatttcaccattgccaaaggttctaagtgccatagttgtgtgcaatcaaagcaacctcggaagcctcacaaggcggccgaggagagaaacttggcacctctagaactcatacattctgatatatgcgagatgaatggtgtgttgacaaaaggtggaaagagatatttcatgacattgattgatgatgcgacaagattttgctatgtttatttgttgcgaactaaagatgaagctttagactactttaaaatttataaggccgaagttgaaaatcaactagagagaaagatcaagcgtcttaggtcggatcgtggtggcgagtattttcctaaaatctttgatgaattctgtgaggaacatggtattattcatgagaggacgcctccctattcgcctcaatcaaacggggttgccgagaggaaaaaccgcacgctgactgacttggtgaattccatgttagccactgctggtttatcaaaggcatggtggggggaggctttgttgacttcatgtcatgtcctgaatagagttcctaacaagaataaagataaaaccccttacgaggagtggtctgggagaaaaccatcactttcgtatttgcgcacatggggatgtttggcgaaagtcaatattccaattactaagaagcgcaaactcggaccaaagacagtggattgtatctttctaggttatgctccgcggagtgtaggctatagatttttagtagttcaatctgaagtacctgatatgcatgttgatactattatggaatctcgtgatgcaacattctttgagaatatgtttcctatgaaagatatgcatagcattgctagaatttctactgagatagttCCTGAAtctagtacatctaatgagtattttgaataaTCACATGAGATTGTTAttaagaaggatgacaatgaagctcctaaacggagcaagagacggaggattgaaaaatcctttggtgatgatttcattgtgtaccttgtggatgatactcccacgtccattgcagaggcatatgcatctccagatgcagatgactggaaagaagttgtccataatgagatggactcgattctttctaatggaacttgggagttgtcagaacgaccccacggatgcaagcctgtaggctgcaaatgggtgttcaagaagaagctaagacctgatggtactattgaaaagtacaaggcgcggcttgtagcgaaaggctacacacagagagaaggcgaagattacttcgacacctattcacctgtcactagacttaccaccattcgagtactactatccatggctgcctcctatggtcttatcgttcatcaaatggacgtaaagacagctttccttaatggagagttggaagaggaaatctatatggatcagcctgatgggtttgtagtaaaaggtgcagagagaaaggtgtgcaagttgctgaaatctttatatggcctgaaacaagcacctaagcaatggcatgacaagtttgacagaactttgacttctgtaggctttgttgtcaatgaggctgacaagtgcgtttactatcgccatggtgggggcgaaggtgttatactatgtttgtatgtggatgatattctgatctttggtacaaacatgaaagtaatacacgaggtcaagtcttttttgtcaaagagctttgatatgaaagatctgggagaagctgatgtgattctgaacatcaagctgattaagaacgagagtgggattactctaacgcaatcccattatgttgagaagatcttgagccggttcggctatattgatagcaagccttcttcagcaccttatgatcccagtgtgacac
Coding sequences within it:
- the LOC127338222 gene encoding uncharacterized protein, whose amino-acid sequence is MAVAVMPTLGRWVLIGGTGLAGTLILKDGRGARFVDLLKEFQEFMEVKGAEGSTVAADKLALARVEMDMLVREIRQLRIPPSIIRYESGNKVLSALIVPAAAAGVAGYAYMWWRGITFSSLMYVTKQNMANAVSSMTKHLEQVQTSLAAAKRHLTQRIQRVDDKLDQQKEISGQIRDEVTGAREKLQEIGEEFQTLKKLAFHMDVKLDSIQDKQNWQNDGVDYLLKFIESNGKRTPDHLQGLKRLQEGLKGPVVTRSFKQPELPGLEFGLRLLALDESGKGAGKGAGLALPPPVKAVF